A region of the Heptranchias perlo isolate sHepPer1 chromosome 25, sHepPer1.hap1, whole genome shotgun sequence genome:
AGCAGCCAGTTTTACGGTGATATTAGATGAGCCTCGGAGCTTACTGCTTGCCCACCTGACTCTCTTTCCCACCCCTAAAGCCTTGGGGAGCAgaggaaaacattttaaaaagtcacaAGAAAGAGGGGTCAGGCCAGTGGCACAGCAACAGGACGCATTAACGTAAAACACTCGTTTCTGAAATCTCAGCTGGGCAATCttggaaggcagagagagaaactaaAAAAGACAAAATTCAGAAGTTGAATGAACTAGTGCTGCTCCTGGTTGTTAGCTCATCAGCAATCACACAGGCCTGTAAGCCGGGTGCCTATCAATGGTCtgtaaataacgctggtggggggggaaacAGCTTACAAAATGGTGGAGTCTAAAAAGGTGGAAAATAGGAAAGCATATTTTGTTAAAACAAGTACTGAAATAAATAAGGAGCATCACAGATTTTCAGAAATGAAAGCTGCGTTCTTTTACTATAGCTCCCAATTCAAGTTCACAGATACAAACTAGTTACTGAAAAACAATAGGAGCTTTAACTCCATCCTGCTTCTTTGTCTAACAGGCCTGTGTTGTCTCTGTTTAAGAGAGTCATTGGCCAAGATTACTGGAGTTTAATGGTACATAATATTGAATATTTTCCCCATTTTGTGCCCCCAAACTGCATTCAGAATTGAAATATGCAATTGCCCACACGCATTGCACTGAAGCACGAAGTTTGAGAACTGAAGCAATCTTACTAATGCAGTACACGTGTTTTGGAATGGTAAGCAATACAAGACTACTTGTCGGCAGCAACAATACAGCTTAGAAACGCTGTCCTCAGTTAGACTGTCCATTGCCTTAAGTGCCAGTCACACAGGGTGACACTATTTTGATGGAATCTTCAAACCTGGTTAACAGGACTTTCTCATTCAGATACTGACCAACCTGTTGTGAGATTACATTATTTCCTCTTTCtaattcacatttccagcattcatAATTTTTCTATCGTTGGTATGCTTCAGGTTTATTTTGTGTATTCATACCAGTACATTAGAGGGGGGTGGGAAAGCACAAGATTTTAATCTTTTGCAATATGCTTCTTAATTCATCCCCTGAAATTGCACCCACCACCAGTGACAGACTGgtacccagtgttacacagtTCTAAATACGTTCTTAAGATACACAGGTTTGACAGTTCAAGTGGAGATAATATAAAAATTTCATACTCCTAGAATTACAATTtcactgtttttcagactggtttCTCCTCATCACTAGCACAATACTCGCTGTGCTAACCAGATGGAGTTCTTTCATATTCAGCACGAAAAGAGGCAAGGAAAAATTAACCCTTTCTACTCACCTGGAAAAGCCCTTCCCGCAGCTGATGCAAATGTAGGGTTTGCCCACTGCTCCGTCGTGAGACCGAATGTGATAGGTCATCCGGTCTTTCCGCTTAAACCGCTGGTGGCAGATGGGACACTCGAACGGCTTTTCGCCCGAATGCGACAGTTTGTGACGGTTCAAGTGGTAAACATCCCGGAAAGCTTTGCCACAGAGTTCACAGGCCACGTTTTTCCGCATTCTGCCTCTCTTACGAGGAACATCGAGGCCGCTTGAGGTGGCCAGCAGATTGTCCCCAAGTCCCGGTAGCGGATTCTCCCCTGACCCCAGTTCCACGTTCAGCCCGGTGTGCTGCGCCTCGTGGAGTAGCAGGCGATTGGCATTCTTGAACACTTTCCCGCAGAAGCTGCAGGGGTAAAACCCCTCGTCCCTCATCGCCAGCGGGGCTGCCAGCATCGGCAGGTCGAACAGGGAAGTCTTCCGAGGCCGCCCGCGCCCCCTCTTGACGACCTTGGTGTGGTCCGCACCGACCAAATTCACAGGGGCCTGGAACTGGCCGGCCATGAGGGGCGGCGTGGAGGGCGAAGTCACCAAGCTGTCCACCACAGGCAAGGAGCCCTGCAGGGATGGCAGGGCAGCTGTGGCACCCGGGCTACCTACCTTGACATCGCCAGCACCCTGCAGGTGCCCATTTTCACCCACAAAGTTGCCATTGGCACAGGCAGCGGCAGCCAGGTCTAGGGCGAAGCCAAAGTCCACATTAGCAGGGCGGAAGAGCATCATGTCCCCCCTGGCTGGTGGCACCATGATCTGGACGTTGGACTGCTTGATGACCTCCTGGCAGATTTCGATAATGGACCTCATGAGCAGGAACTTGGCGGCCGTCATGAGCTCGGGGAAGCTCTCCAGCCTCACCACGATACGGGAGGTGTAGGCGAAGTCCAGGATGTCCCTGAAGACCTTGGCGCTGATGGTGTGCATCTCCAGCTCGCGGCCTTGGGCCTCGTCGACGGGCGAGCCGAACACCGACTCGAAGTAGTCGCTGCAGGCGGCCAGCACGGCCTTGTGAGCCGGGAAGCTCTCGTCGCCCACCCGCAGCACCACATCGCAGAAGCGGCCCCCGTTCTTCCTCTGACCGTTGAGTTTCTTCAACATGTCGGCGCTGTGCTGGCTCACCTGGTAGGTGTAGCTGTTCCAGGACTGCTCGGCAGCCCTTTCCATCGCAACCGCCAAGTTaaagattaaaaagaaaaaaaaaacaccaccccaccccccccccctctctggaaACGaactaaataaataataaataatatttttatattttttaaaaaaaaaggagcgCGCGCGATCCAAACTCCGCCTCACGCCGAACCGAGAGGGAAAAgctgaggggtggtgggggggggcggttggaGCCGCTTTTGTTTCACCTCACACCCCGGGCCCCCTCCATCTAGAGATGGCTCCAAAAAAAATGGCAGCCCCTGCGCTTCCTGTGAACTTCGACCCCTCCTCTCTGTCTCGCGCACTcttatcacccccccccccccatatattttcctcctccctccctccctccctctcccatagAGACTCAGTTGGAGGAGTGGGTGTCACTTGCTTATTGGAAAGATGCGCTTCTGCATTcctttttaatgaaaaaaaaagtttccaaaaGAGATTTGAGGGGGGGTTGTTCGTGCACTCGTGTGTTTTTTGTTGTCTTTAAAGAGCAAGAGAGAAAAGAAATAGCGTGCAATAACATCCCCTGTAGCAGAACGAAGGGGGGAGGTTCAGCTGGAGTTGGATGTTGACCAAAAATTATATACTTTTTCAAAAGAGAACTCTTTTGCGTTATTTTTTCACTCAGTGCAAAGTTTGCAAGGTCGTGCATTTAAGTGCGTTTGCTTTTTAAGCAttcaatatatttatatatgtatatatatacacacacaatatatATATAACAAAAGCATTTCTTTCCTAATagagcccccccccctctccaatcctctctaaCAAAGACACTTCTGTCTTTCGGGGATAAAACCTGATAATGTTTCCTTAATTGTATAACGTgtgtttttgttttgttgttgccaTTTCCACATTTTAAATCAGACAAGGAACGCGCATTTTGCAAGTGTGGATTTATAAATTGCAAAAAAGCAGCGTGCAATCGATAAATTCACGAAATCGTACTGCGAACGCGTGCTGACCGAAGCTGATTCCTTTTAACACGGTCCCTCCCCCACCACAAACACAGCCATGCGTTTCTCACAGCCGGGAAAGTTACTTGCTGCCTGTAGCTTGTTTTTAGTTACCTCGCGGAGAAAATGGTGCAAtgttccaatttttttccctaaAAACAAGAGATTTACATTGAAAATGTCATTTGAGGAAAGTTATACTTAATTTTAGAGACGCACACACGTGCATTCCTGTTTCATTCAGACGCAAAAACAAAGCAAAATAGTCTCTAACGCAACGCCGGATGTTTATCACATGTTACAGTTATTCCAGTAACCAAACCGCGCGTTTATACGGAAGTGCAGCTTTCTATTAAATAAAAGCTTTAAAAATGTCAAGGTATTCGTGGGAGCTCATTATTCCAATACATTTTTTTGTTCCGATTTTTCAAAATTTAGCCCTGGTTACAAATTGTGAAAATAAATAGTTTGTTAATATTGTAATTGCATTCTGCATTTAAGTACTTAGCTCACTGCCGTCAGAAATAATGCTTTATGTTAGCAAGTGCTGCCCTTtgccccccctccacacacacacacactggtaccccacacccacacacattccAGTTCTAGTCAAGCACGAAACTGATATATATATTTGAATGTTCTCCTACATCCTGACCTTTGAAAACTACAGATTCTCCTGAAAATCTCACATTGATTCAATGAATGCAAAGAAGAAAGTGTGTTGAAAGAAAAAATGTGGATTTATACAGTGTCCTTCATATCCCCGGGATGCccgaaagtgtttcacagccaatgaattacttttgaagcatagtcactgttattGTGTAGGCAATCATGGGAGCAAATTTATgcaccgcaaggtcccacaaacagcaatgaccacctaacatgttttggtgatgttggttgagggataatggtACCTGAGTTtagagggctaaattatgaggacaggttgcacaaactttgcttgtattcccttggatatagaagattgaggggtgatctgatcaaggtgtttaaaatgttaaaagtatttgataggttagatgcggagaaactatttcctctaatgGGGGAAAGCAAGAACAAGGGGgtcataataaaattagagccatgCCTTTCagaagcgaaatcaggaagcacttttccacacaaagggcagtggaaatctggaaaactctcccccaaaaggctgtggatgctggggaacaattgaaattttaagactgagattagaCTTTTGTTGGGGAAGGGTATTAAGCTATATGGaagcaaggcgggtaaatggagttaagatacagatcagcaatgatctaattgaatggcagaacaggctcgaggggcggaatggcctactcctgttcctaatattaGCCAACTCCCCGCTCATATTCAAATAGTGTTGTGGCATCTTTTACGCTAGTCTcaacagacagagcctcagtttaacgtttaatctgaaagacggcacctccaacaatgcagcactccctcagtgctataacaaagtgtcagcctagtttatgtgctcaagtcccagtgtggggcttgaacccacaatcttctggctGATAAAATGGGCATTAAATGTATAATACATTTCCAACATACCACGTGAACTAAAGGGAGAAATGAGAAAAAGTGTAATTACAAATTACCCACCAGTGCACTCGTCCCCAGGTATCATCATGAATTTTATTAATTCAGAGGTTTCCTTTAAACAGTATATCTATATTacacatttatttatattttaattaTGTGAAAGCTGGTGGGATTAAATGTAGAATGCAATAGATTTAGTTCAAGTAATTCAAGTAGGTGATAATAATGCAATATTTAGTGCTACTTGTGGAAAGGTGACTGATGTGTGCATCAAGTTATTTGCCCTATGTACCTGCCTCATGTCGTCCGGTAACAGAGTTTGGGAGGGAAAGCTCGTTGCAGgacagaaactatgaaattacgTGTTTTGTAGAACTTGGAGAGAGGAAATGCAAggagtaatgtgggaaatgtgactGTTTATTGTTAATGAGCCACTGGATTCTCACTTGCACTAATTTCTAATTTTTTTCTCTAAATAATTTCACAAAAGGTAAGTATAGACGACAAGGGTCAATCAcccttccatagaaacctacagTTGTCCCATCATAGCATCTAGCTGCCTTTTGAATAACTCCTGAGTTTTTGGTTCCACTACCTGAACCAGAAGTCCATTCTAGGCATTAAGCATTCTTTGTGTGAATAAGTTCCTCCTGACATCAAGCCCAAACTTGTCTTTTATCAGTTGGTACCAATGATCCCTTGTCCTGCAGTCActgtttaacttagaaaagtgctCCCAAGATTTAACATTTCTATTCCACTTCGTATCTTACATACCTCAATCACCTCATTTCtagcctttcctcataattaaGGACTTTGATGCTTGGGTTCAGTCTTGGGGTCCTTAATTAGGAAGATATTAAGTAGGTATGTACTTcaatttaaaatctttttaaaagtCTAATTAGGAGCACTTTATTTTCTACTAGTCGACCTCCCTTGGCATTATACACAGGGAATCAAAACCAAGTGTAGTCTCCAGGTGAAACATagttagagggcaggagataaTTGGACCAATGTGTGCAGAAGTAATTCAATCCTCATTTGATAGTCATACactttgtccttatttttatataaccaTTATAAGTTCTTATGTccctatttataatggaaactaccaaTGTAAACATATCATGTTGTActtacacactcccaccattggtggtgtTGCAATacctccagtggcaggagggtgtaattgcagGGTGACATGTTTACACAGGCAGTTTTCATTAGAAATGTGGTCATAGAAATTTATAATTGAGAAAGCTAACAGTAACTGCATGCAAATGTAAGATTTTCAATATATTGTATacaggtggggagtttgaaagtgataagaatgaagaatcagaTTTTAAGTACAAAAATCCAGTTTGTGGACTTGATTTACTATGCctctgtttgtacaatataaacaccAACAAAAGAACTACATTGTTCCATCCAGACttctttgggacattttgctaccttataggtgctatgtaaattcaagttgttgttaattatcattgaagtgccagtttattATTTCTCAATACTTCTTGTGTCACTGTGAGTTGTGTGACACATGAATTAATTGTGACAATGTTTGAAGTATAAACTTTGGAAATATTGCTGAAAATTTCAGAATGAAACTTTGGAAAGCAAAAGCTAAATTTTTGACTAAAATGAGACTAAAAGTAAAATATGACAAAAATTTGGGTGCAATAAAGTCAGCTAAAACTTCGATAAAATTTGTTCCCAAGACTATAAATAAAGTGAGGCTAAATGTCAGTGTTGAGAGACAAGACTAAAACTAAAATGATTTCCAGGACTTAAAACAACACTTGAAGCTAATATGCTCAACTTCAGAGCTCAGTGCCCCAAATTAAGTGTTGCTTGTTTGTCCTTCAGTCACGTTTACATATGCGTCTATGTTTTGATTCCTACTTTTTCACCCATTCCTGTGCCATCTCCCAGCTCAACGCCTCTCAGTGCTGCAGTTTTTGCCCCTCGGTGGCTCACGCACACAGTACTGCCCAAGCTTACTTGCACCCTTGGCGCCATCTGGGTTGGCGACGCCTACCCTGGCACTGAAGGCAAGAAAAGAGCCGCTGCCAGTTCAAAAGGTCAAATAcaaaaagtgagagagaaaatgaaagtGTGTGAGAGACATGCACAGTCCAAGAAAGATAAAGCTGAGTGATAGGTATACATGGCGAGTCAGAGATATactgaagagagaaagagacaaacagaAAAAGTGAGAAAGAGTCAGAGATAGACAGCTACAGAGACAATGATGAGATAAAGTCTCTCCCGATCATGCAGGCAGACACAGAGAAGGATAAAGAAGGAGACAAAAAGAGTTGAAGAAAAACAGGAGATGTAAACACAAAGAATTAGAGAGTGGGAGACTCACATGGGTAGAAATCCGTCTTGAATGATAACAGCCGTTATCAcatcggctgcctgttatacaccccgcttaATATTCAGTCCCAATAACTtccagcactgtccccatatttaaggaggattgggagattgtggccagagcttctgcaatttccacccttattttcctcagtaacttaggatgcatctcatctggaccgagtgacttttctactttgagttctgCTAATCCTATAAGTACTGC
Encoded here:
- the patz1 gene encoding POZ (BTB) and AT hook-containing zinc finger 1 isoform X2 encodes the protein MERAAEQSWNSYTYQVSQHSADMLKKLNGQRKNGGRFCDVVLRVGDESFPAHKAVLAACSDYFESVFGSPVDEAQGRELEMHTISAKVFRDILDFAYTSRIVVRLESFPELMTAAKFLLMRSIIEICQEVIKQSNVQIMVPPARGDMMLFRPANVDFGFALDLAAAACANGNFVGENGHLQGAGDVKVGSPGATAALPSLQGSLPVVDSLVTSPSTPPLMAGQFQAPVNLVGADHTKVVKRGRGRPRKTSLFDLPMLAAPLAMRDEGFYPCSFCGKVFKNANRLLLHEAQHTGLNVELGSGENPLPGLGDNLLATSSGLDVPRKRGRMRKNVACELCGKAFRDVYHLNRHKLSHSGEKPFECPICHQRFKRKDRMTYHIRSHDGAVGKPYICISCGKGFSRPDHLNGHIKQVHTAERPFKCQTCEASFATKDRLRSHLTCHEEKVPCQVCGKYLRAAYMTDHVKKHNEGPNNICNICNKDGEMDGLKCQHQDSQDNSDSFGDLSDISDLKSPLKHDQDESFQCDLNNGKIKIEASTEQYTEPKKYTCPDCGSVFKSKSYLNKHMLKVHVKPTGGPLADLPTGLSSPFSPQQNMSLLESFGFQIVQNAFGSSLADPDPDPDPGPEPGPEQSCEDPAEQK
- the patz1 gene encoding POZ (BTB) and AT hook-containing zinc finger 1 isoform X1: MERAAEQSWNSYTYQVSQHSADMLKKLNGQRKNGGRFCDVVLRVGDESFPAHKAVLAACSDYFESVFGSPVDEAQGRELEMHTISAKVFRDILDFAYTSRIVVRLESFPELMTAAKFLLMRSIIEICQEVIKQSNVQIMVPPARGDMMLFRPANVDFGFALDLAAAACANGNFVGENGHLQGAGDVKVGSPGATAALPSLQGSLPVVDSLVTSPSTPPLMAGQFQAPVNLVGADHTKVVKRGRGRPRKTSLFDLPMLAAPLAMRDEGFYPCSFCGKVFKNANRLLLHEAQHTGLNVELGSGENPLPGLGDNLLATSSGLDVPRKRGRMRKNVACELCGKAFRDVYHLNRHKLSHSGEKPFECPICHQRFKRKDRMTYHIRSHDGAVGKPYICISCGKGFSRPDHLNGHIKQVHTAERPFKCQTCEASFATKDRLRSHLTCHEEKVPCQVCGKYLRAAYMTDHVKKHNEGPNNICNICNKGFSTASYLRVHIKTHHGVPLPNSHTSDPCDRRCKPQPQIMIHKQTQSGEMAFHFDRTRSLQDGEMDGLKCQHQDSQDNSDSFGDLSDISDLKSPLKHDQDESFQCDLNNGKIKIEASTEQYTEPKKYTCPDCGSVFKSKSYLNKHMLKVHVKPTGGPLADLPTGLSSPFSPQQNMSLLESFGFQIVQNAFGSSLADPDPDPDPGPEPGPEQSCEDPAEQK